Proteins encoded in a region of the Mycolicibacterium chitae genome:
- the tnpB gene encoding IS607 family element RNA-guided endonuclease TnpB, giving the protein MAGKFEVPDGWVLQAYQYAIDPTQAQAAAMESHAGGARFAYNTMLRAVKANLDQREAERSYGITKADLTPTLPWSFQSLRNDFNKRKHRVAVREDGTPWWGENSKEAYANAVKNLSVALKNWEDSRRGARSGPRMGFPSFKSKRSTRSFAFTTGGIRVEADRHHVSLPRIGTVRVHESTRKLARRLEQGTARILRATVRFERGGWRVSFTVVVKRGVGRRAHTKRLAPVVGVDLGVKDLIVAATPEGQEVLRVRAPKELQRASRKVRALQRKAARQQGRWDAVAKAEQEPSNGWLRTQQSIAKQHVRVANLRRDRLHKLTTLLAQGFDVIGTETLAVKNMMASGGARKRGLNRAIADAGLGAFLRQIDYKTSWYGSVRVRADRWYPSSKTCSGCGSVKAKLSLSERRYVCDCGLVIDRDLNAAINLARYARSEQSACFANGGADRKTTAPAALVAVKPESSNGSASPQGEAA; this is encoded by the coding sequence ATGGCGGGGAAGTTCGAGGTGCCCGACGGGTGGGTGTTACAGGCGTATCAGTACGCGATCGACCCGACCCAGGCGCAGGCTGCTGCGATGGAATCGCACGCGGGCGGGGCGCGGTTCGCCTACAACACGATGTTGCGGGCGGTGAAAGCCAATCTGGATCAGCGCGAGGCTGAGAGGTCCTACGGGATCACCAAGGCTGATCTCACGCCGACACTGCCGTGGTCGTTTCAGTCGTTGCGCAACGACTTCAACAAGCGCAAACACCGGGTGGCGGTCCGCGAGGACGGGACGCCATGGTGGGGTGAGAACTCGAAAGAGGCGTACGCCAACGCGGTCAAGAACCTGTCGGTGGCGTTGAAGAACTGGGAAGACTCCCGTAGGGGTGCACGTAGCGGCCCGCGGATGGGGTTCCCGTCGTTCAAGTCGAAGCGTTCGACCAGGTCGTTCGCGTTCACCACCGGCGGGATCCGCGTCGAGGCGGACCGCCACCACGTGAGCTTGCCGAGAATCGGCACCGTGCGCGTGCACGAATCCACCCGCAAACTCGCGCGTCGCCTGGAGCAAGGTACTGCGCGGATCCTCAGGGCCACGGTGCGGTTCGAGCGTGGGGGTTGGCGGGTCAGTTTCACGGTCGTGGTGAAACGCGGCGTTGGCCGTCGCGCTCATACCAAACGCCTTGCCCCTGTGGTCGGTGTCGATCTCGGTGTCAAAGACCTGATCGTCGCGGCCACACCAGAGGGTCAGGAGGTATTGCGGGTCCGCGCACCGAAAGAACTCCAGCGAGCCAGTCGCAAGGTGCGGGCGCTGCAGCGTAAGGCCGCTCGCCAGCAGGGGCGGTGGGACGCGGTGGCTAAGGCTGAGCAAGAGCCGTCGAACGGGTGGTTGCGCACACAGCAGAGCATTGCCAAACAGCATGTGAGGGTGGCGAACCTGCGCCGCGACCGGCTGCACAAGCTGACCACCCTGCTCGCCCAGGGATTCGACGTGATCGGCACCGAGACGCTCGCGGTGAAGAACATGATGGCCTCCGGTGGGGCACGCAAGCGCGGTTTGAACCGTGCGATCGCTGATGCCGGCCTGGGCGCGTTCCTCCGCCAGATCGACTACAAGACATCCTGGTATGGCTCGGTGCGGGTGCGGGCCGACAGGTGGTATCCCAGCTCGAAGACATGTTCTGGCTGCGGTTCGGTGAAAGCCAAGCTGAGCCTGTCAGAACGTCGCTACGTCTGCGACTGCGGGTTGGTCATCGACCGTGATCTCAACGCTGCGATCAACCTCGCGCGCTATGCGCGCTCGGAGCAGAGTGCCTGCTTCGCTAATGGTGGAGCCGACCGTAAGACGACCGCCCCGGCGGCGCTGGTGGCAGTGAAGCCTGAATCCAGCAATGGAAGCGCCTCACCGCAAGGCGAGGCTGCCTGA
- the purS gene encoding phosphoribosylformylglycinamidine synthase subunit PurS: MARVVVHVMPKAEILDPQGQAIVGALGRLGHAGVSDVRQGKRFELEVDDSIDDDTLAQIAESLLANTVIEDWSISREPQ, encoded by the coding sequence GTGGCGCGGGTGGTTGTGCACGTCATGCCCAAGGCCGAGATTCTCGACCCGCAGGGCCAGGCCATTGTCGGAGCCCTCGGTCGGCTCGGCCACGCCGGGGTGTCGGATGTCCGGCAGGGCAAGCGTTTCGAGCTCGAGGTCGACGACAGCATCGACGACGACACGCTGGCCCAGATCGCCGAGTCGCTGCTGGCCAACACCGTGATCGAGGACTGGTCGATCAGCCGGGAGCCGCAGTGA
- the purQ gene encoding phosphoribosylformylglycinamidine synthase subunit PurQ yields MTARVGVITFPGTLDDVDAARAVRAVGAESVSLWHADADLKGVDAVIVPGGFSYGDYLRAGAIARFAPVLGEVVAAAEGGMPVLGICNGFQVLCESGLLPGALTRNIGLHFICRDVWLRVDATNTAWSTRYEPGAEILVPLKSGEGRYVASDAVLDELEGEGRVVFRYVENLNGSQRDIAGIASANGRVVGLMPHPEHATEALTGPSDDGLGMFYSALDSVLAATG; encoded by the coding sequence GTGACCGCGCGGGTGGGAGTCATCACCTTCCCCGGCACCCTCGACGACGTCGACGCCGCGCGGGCGGTGCGGGCCGTGGGCGCCGAGTCGGTGAGCCTGTGGCACGCCGACGCCGACCTCAAGGGCGTCGACGCGGTGATCGTGCCCGGCGGCTTCTCCTACGGCGACTACCTGCGCGCCGGGGCCATCGCGCGGTTCGCGCCGGTGCTCGGCGAGGTGGTCGCGGCCGCCGAAGGCGGGATGCCGGTGCTGGGCATCTGCAACGGCTTCCAGGTGCTCTGCGAATCCGGTCTGCTGCCCGGCGCGCTGACCCGCAACATCGGCCTGCACTTCATCTGCCGCGACGTGTGGCTGCGGGTGGACGCGACGAACACGGCCTGGAGCACCCGCTACGAACCGGGCGCCGAGATCCTGGTGCCGTTGAAGTCGGGCGAGGGCCGCTACGTGGCCAGCGACGCCGTGCTCGACGAGCTCGAGGGCGAGGGCCGCGTGGTGTTCCGCTACGTGGAGAACCTCAACGGCTCCCAGCGTGACATCGCCGGGATCGCCTCGGCCAACGGCCGGGTGGTGGGGCTGATGCCGCACCCCGAGCACGCCACCGAGGCGCTGACCGGCCCGTCCGACGACGGCCTGGGCATGTTCTACTCGGCGCTGGACTCGGTGCTCGCCGCCACGGGCTGA
- a CDS encoding M18 family aminopeptidase, translated as MSASAQGLCEFIDASPSPFHLCATAAARLTAAGYTELAEADAWPAAGRFFTVRAGSLVAWDSSGAPDRPFRVIGGHTDSPNLRVKQNPDRVVAGWRVVALQPYGGVWLNSWLDRDLGISGRLSVRAGASIEHPLVRIDDPVLRVPQLAIHLAEDRAALKLDPQRHVNGVWALGDAPASFVGFVAEHAGVDAADVLGFDLMTHELTPATVWGADGEFLSAARLDNQATCYAGLEALLDIGAEPGSHIPVLALFDHEEVGSTSDHGAQSDLLVTVLERIVLAAGGGREDFLRRTAASMVASGDMAHATHPNYADRHEPGHPIVVNGGPVLKVQPNLRYATDGRTAAAFELACRQAGVRLQRYEHRADLPCGSTIGPMTSARTGIPTVDVGAPQLAMHSARELMGSRDVAAYTAALRAFLVPG; from the coding sequence ATGTCCGCCAGCGCCCAAGGGCTTTGTGAGTTCATCGACGCCTCGCCGTCGCCGTTCCACCTCTGCGCCACCGCCGCCGCCCGGCTGACCGCCGCCGGGTACACCGAGCTGGCCGAGGCCGACGCCTGGCCGGCGGCGGGCCGCTTCTTCACCGTGCGGGCCGGATCGCTGGTGGCGTGGGACAGCTCCGGGGCCCCTGACCGTCCGTTCCGGGTGATCGGCGGCCACACCGACAGCCCGAATCTGCGGGTGAAGCAGAACCCCGATCGGGTGGTCGCGGGCTGGCGGGTGGTCGCGCTGCAGCCCTACGGCGGCGTCTGGCTCAACTCCTGGCTGGACCGCGATCTGGGGATCAGCGGACGGCTGTCGGTGCGCGCCGGCGCCAGCATCGAGCACCCGCTGGTGCGCATCGACGACCCGGTGCTCCGGGTGCCGCAGCTGGCGATCCACCTCGCCGAGGACCGCGCCGCCCTGAAGCTGGACCCGCAGCGCCACGTCAACGGGGTGTGGGCGCTCGGCGACGCGCCGGCCTCGTTCGTCGGCTTCGTCGCCGAGCACGCCGGGGTCGACGCGGCGGACGTGCTGGGTTTCGACCTGATGACCCACGAACTCACCCCCGCCACGGTGTGGGGCGCCGACGGGGAGTTCCTCAGCGCGGCCCGGCTGGACAACCAGGCGACCTGCTATGCGGGGCTGGAGGCCTTGCTGGATATCGGCGCCGAGCCCGGCTCACACATTCCGGTGCTGGCCCTGTTCGATCACGAGGAGGTCGGTTCGACCTCCGATCACGGCGCGCAATCCGATCTGCTGGTGACCGTGCTGGAGCGCATCGTGCTGGCCGCCGGCGGCGGCCGCGAGGACTTCCTGCGGCGCACCGCGGCGTCGATGGTGGCCTCCGGCGACATGGCGCACGCCACCCATCCGAACTACGCCGACCGGCACGAGCCGGGGCACCCGATCGTCGTCAACGGCGGCCCGGTGCTCAAGGTGCAGCCCAATCTGCGCTACGCCACCGACGGTCGCACCGCGGCCGCCTTCGAGTTGGCCTGCCGGCAGGCCGGGGTGCGGCTGCAGCGCTACGAGCACCGCGCCGATCTGCCGTGCGGTTCGACGATCGGCCCGATGACCTCCGCGCGCACGGGCATCCCCACCGTCGACGTGGGGGCCCCGCAGCTGGCCATGCACTCGGCGCGGGAGCTGATGGGCTCCCGGGATGTCGCCGCGTACACGGCCGCGCTGCGGGCCTTCCTCGTTCCGGGCTGA
- a CDS encoding LGFP repeat-containing protein, which yields MRNVTKKTAAVSALALGFALAGAGCTSESTDDTAATTTETEIIEETEVIEETTEVEVTETETTIAGADGTEYVVSGVLLEKFESLDATAQGALGAPIAAQETNEDGGVYQQFDGGVIISSEEGTYVVWGKIRDLWNELGGSQGDLGYPTSDETTNEAGQKQTTFQNGTVTWTEGDEQAVLVEDTAAETPAETPAETPAPAPAPGQ from the coding sequence ATGCGCAACGTAACGAAGAAGACCGCGGCCGTTTCGGCCCTCGCCCTCGGCTTCGCTCTCGCGGGCGCCGGCTGCACCAGCGAAAGCACCGACGACACCGCCGCCACCACCACCGAGACCGAGATCATCGAGGAGACCGAGGTAATCGAGGAGACCACCGAGGTCGAGGTCACCGAAACCGAGACCACCATCGCCGGCGCCGACGGCACCGAGTACGTGGTCTCCGGGGTCCTGTTGGAGAAGTTCGAGAGCCTCGACGCCACCGCGCAGGGCGCGCTGGGCGCACCGATCGCGGCGCAGGAGACCAACGAGGACGGCGGCGTCTACCAGCAGTTCGACGGCGGCGTGATCATCAGCTCCGAGGAAGGCACCTACGTGGTCTGGGGCAAGATCCGCGACCTGTGGAACGAACTGGGCGGATCGCAGGGCGACCTGGGCTACCCGACCAGCGACGAGACCACCAACGAGGCGGGCCAGAAGCAGACCACGTTCCAGAACGGGACCGTCACCTGGACCGAGGGCGACGAGCAGGCCGTCCTGGTCGAGGACACTGCCGCCGAGACGCCGGCGGAGACCCCCGCCGAGACCCCGGCCCCGGCACCCGCGCCGGGTCAGTAA
- a CDS encoding VOC family protein: MALLVENLTIDTHDPDRLADWWARALGAEAAALVPGEFVTVALPGGLTLGFQHVDDPTPGKNRLHLDFKAEDVETEVERLVSLGATETARHSFGDDFRWVVLADPDGNLFCVG; encoded by the coding sequence ATGGCGCTGCTTGTCGAAAACCTGACCATCGACACCCACGACCCGGACCGGTTGGCCGACTGGTGGGCCAGGGCGCTGGGCGCCGAGGCCGCGGCGCTGGTGCCGGGTGAGTTCGTCACCGTCGCGCTACCGGGCGGCCTGACTCTGGGCTTCCAACACGTCGACGATCCGACGCCGGGCAAGAACCGGCTGCACCTGGACTTCAAGGCCGAGGACGTCGAAACCGAGGTCGAGCGGTTGGTGTCGCTGGGGGCCACCGAGACCGCCCGGCACTCCTTCGGCGACGACTTCCGCTGGGTGGTCCTCGCCGACCCGGACGGCAACCTGTTCTGCGTCGGGTGA
- the purL gene encoding phosphoribosylformylglycinamidine synthase subunit PurL, translating to MKSGLSPETPAVDTVELAAATPDQPQPFRELGLKDDEYARIREILGRRPTDAELAMYSVMWSEHCSYKSSKVHLRYFGETTTEEMRAGMLAGIGENAGVVDIGDGWAVTFKVESHNHPSYVEPYQGAATGVGGIVRDIMAMGARPVAVMDQLRFGAADAPDTRRVVDGVVRGIGGYGNSLGLPNIGGETVFDASYAGNPLVNALCVGVLRKEDLHLAFASGTGNKIILFGARTGLDGIGGVSVLASETFAGDESGSGRKKLPAVQVGDPFMEKVLIECCLELYAAGLVVGIQDLGGAGLSCATSELASAGDGGMAIELEQVPLRAANMTPAEVLSSESQERMCAVVAPENVEAFLAVCRKWEVLATVIGEVTDGDRLHITWHGETVVDVPPRTVAHEGPVYERPVQRPESQDALIADSSKSLPRPQTGAELRATLLALLGSPHLCSRAFITEQYDRYVRGNTVLAEHADGGVLRIDEQTGRGIAISTDASGRYTQLDPYTGAQLALAEAYRNVAVTGATPVAVTNCLNFGSPEDPGVMWQFSQAVRGLADGCAALGIPVTGGNVSFYNQTGATPILPTPVVGVLGVIDDVTRRIPTGLGTEPGETLFLLGDTRDEFDGSIWAQVTADHLGGVPPRVDLAREQLLAEVLAAASRDGLVSAAHDLSEGGLIQAVVESALAGETGCRILLPEDADAFVLLFSESAGRALVAVPRTEESRFRAMCEARGLPAERIGVVDTGAPGAEAAVEVQGQFTVSLDELRATWEGVLPKLFG from the coding sequence GTGAAGTCCGGTCTCAGTCCTGAAACGCCCGCCGTCGACACCGTCGAGCTGGCCGCGGCCACCCCCGATCAACCGCAGCCGTTTCGCGAGCTAGGGCTCAAGGACGACGAGTACGCGCGGATCCGGGAGATCCTCGGCCGCCGCCCCACCGACGCCGAGCTGGCGATGTACTCGGTGATGTGGAGCGAGCACTGCTCCTACAAGTCCTCCAAGGTGCACCTGCGCTACTTCGGGGAGACCACCACCGAGGAAATGCGCGCCGGGATGCTTGCGGGCATCGGCGAGAACGCCGGCGTGGTCGACATCGGTGACGGCTGGGCCGTGACGTTCAAGGTCGAATCGCACAACCACCCGTCCTACGTGGAGCCCTACCAGGGCGCGGCCACCGGCGTCGGCGGCATCGTCCGCGACATCATGGCCATGGGCGCGCGCCCGGTCGCGGTAATGGACCAGCTGCGCTTCGGCGCGGCCGACGCCCCCGACACCCGCCGCGTGGTCGACGGCGTGGTCCGCGGCATCGGCGGCTACGGCAACTCGCTGGGCCTGCCCAACATCGGCGGCGAGACCGTCTTTGACGCCTCCTACGCCGGCAACCCGCTGGTCAACGCGCTGTGCGTCGGAGTGCTCCGCAAGGAGGACCTGCACCTGGCCTTCGCCTCGGGCACCGGCAACAAGATCATCCTGTTCGGCGCGCGCACCGGGCTCGACGGCATCGGCGGCGTCTCGGTGCTGGCCTCGGAGACCTTCGCGGGTGACGAATCCGGTTCGGGGCGAAAGAAACTGCCCGCGGTGCAGGTGGGCGACCCGTTCATGGAGAAGGTGCTCATCGAGTGCTGCCTGGAGCTCTACGCCGCCGGCCTGGTGGTCGGCATCCAGGACCTGGGTGGTGCCGGACTGTCCTGCGCCACTTCGGAATTGGCCTCCGCCGGCGACGGCGGCATGGCCATCGAGCTGGAGCAGGTGCCGCTGCGCGCGGCCAACATGACCCCGGCCGAGGTGCTGTCCAGCGAATCGCAGGAACGCATGTGCGCCGTCGTCGCGCCCGAGAACGTCGAGGCGTTCCTGGCGGTCTGCCGCAAGTGGGAGGTGCTGGCGACCGTCATCGGTGAGGTGACCGACGGCGACCGGCTGCACATCACCTGGCACGGGGAGACCGTGGTGGACGTGCCGCCGCGCACCGTGGCCCACGAGGGCCCGGTCTACGAGCGTCCGGTGCAGCGGCCCGAGAGCCAGGACGCGCTGATCGCCGACAGCTCCAAGAGCCTGCCGCGGCCGCAGACCGGCGCGGAACTGCGCGCGACTCTGCTTGCGCTGCTGGGCAGCCCGCACCTGTGCAGTCGGGCGTTCATCACCGAGCAGTACGACCGGTACGTCCGCGGCAACACCGTGCTGGCCGAGCACGCCGACGGCGGGGTGCTGCGCATCGACGAGCAGACCGGGCGCGGCATCGCGATCTCCACCGACGCCTCGGGCCGCTACACCCAGCTGGACCCGTACACCGGGGCCCAGCTCGCGCTGGCCGAGGCCTACCGCAACGTCGCGGTCACCGGCGCCACGCCCGTCGCGGTCACCAACTGCCTGAACTTCGGCTCGCCGGAGGACCCCGGCGTCATGTGGCAGTTCTCCCAGGCGGTCCGCGGCCTCGCCGATGGCTGTGCGGCCCTGGGTATTCCGGTCACCGGCGGCAATGTCAGCTTCTACAACCAGACCGGTGCCACGCCGATCCTCCCGACCCCGGTGGTGGGCGTGCTCGGGGTCATCGACGACGTCACCCGCCGCATCCCGACCGGCCTGGGCACCGAGCCGGGGGAGACCCTGTTCCTGCTCGGCGACACCCGCGACGAGTTCGACGGCTCCATCTGGGCGCAGGTCACCGCCGATCATCTCGGCGGCGTGCCGCCGCGCGTCGACCTGGCCCGCGAGCAGTTGCTGGCCGAGGTGCTGGCCGCCGCCTCCCGCGACGGGCTGGTGTCGGCGGCCCACGACTTGAGCGAGGGCGGGCTGATCCAGGCGGTGGTGGAGTCCGCGCTGGCCGGCGAAACCGGTTGCCGCATCCTGCTTCCTGAGGATGCCGACGCCTTTGTCCTGCTGTTCTCCGAGTCGGCCGGGCGCGCGCTGGTCGCGGTGCCCCGCACCGAGGAGAGCCGGTTCCGCGCGATGTGCGAGGCCCGGGGGCTGCCCGCGGAGCGGATCGGCGTCGTCGACACCGGGGCACCCGGTGCGGAGGCCGCGGTCGAGGTGCAGGGTCAGTTCACCGTCTCGCTCGACGAGCTCAGAGCGACGTGGGAGGGCGTACTCCCGAAGCTGTTCGGATGA
- a CDS encoding alpha/beta hydrolase yields the protein MTRPVERSGPHSLVVWAWGLLRLDFAGIAFGALFFCLSLTPSLLPRSWQFAGLIGGMNAALGYGIGVLIGKGFRRFVLRNRSWWPPSVRTQAALKVATVGTAITASVLMVVPATRWQRQVSELMGIAGPGTAGYTRTLVVAAAVAMALIAVFRVLLDLTKLVARLLIRRWRLNSEVAQFIGTAVVVILVIALINGVLLRGFLAGASRVFQPQNTATRDGVEQPLESERSGSPDSFASWDSLGYQGRNFVAAGPDAAELTRINGTPAREPIRVYSGLQTADTDEARLAVLLSELHRTNAFDREVLVIVPTTGTGWVNPVAARAVELMYNGDTAIVALQYSYLPSWISFLGDQQKSMRSGQMLIDAVHDRWAELPEQQRPKLMLYGESLGSMAGQSAFGYLPDIALMGFDSVLWVGPPQASPLWRALIERRDPRTTEVAPRYDNGRTVRFSQAGDPAEVARDTAEPWDDTRVLFLQHASDPIVWWSPKLLFSRPDWLVEPPGQDRTAAMQWYPFVTFSQVGADMLNAADMPAGHGHNYDNVILDGWVAVAPPPDWTAADTERIRRALERTVGADGPEYSWVS from the coding sequence ATGACCCGGCCCGTCGAGCGCAGCGGACCCCACTCGCTGGTGGTATGGGCGTGGGGGCTGCTTCGACTCGACTTCGCCGGCATCGCGTTCGGCGCGCTGTTCTTCTGCCTGTCGCTGACGCCATCGCTGCTGCCGCGCAGCTGGCAGTTCGCCGGGCTGATCGGTGGCATGAACGCGGCGCTGGGGTACGGCATCGGGGTGCTCATCGGTAAGGGTTTCCGCCGCTTCGTGTTACGCAACCGCAGCTGGTGGCCGCCGTCGGTGCGCACCCAGGCCGCGCTGAAGGTCGCGACGGTGGGCACCGCGATCACGGCGTCGGTGCTGATGGTGGTGCCGGCCACCCGCTGGCAACGCCAGGTGTCCGAGCTGATGGGCATTGCCGGTCCCGGGACGGCCGGCTACACCCGCACGCTGGTGGTCGCCGCCGCGGTGGCGATGGCCCTGATCGCCGTCTTCCGCGTGCTGCTGGACCTCACCAAACTGGTTGCGCGGCTGTTGATCCGACGCTGGCGGCTCAACAGCGAGGTGGCCCAGTTCATCGGCACCGCGGTGGTGGTGATCCTGGTCATCGCGCTGATCAACGGTGTGCTGCTGCGCGGCTTCCTCGCGGGCGCGAGCCGGGTGTTCCAGCCGCAGAACACCGCCACCCGCGACGGCGTCGAGCAGCCGCTCGAGTCCGAAAGGTCGGGCAGCCCGGACTCTTTCGCGTCCTGGGACTCGCTGGGCTATCAGGGCCGCAACTTCGTGGCCGCCGGGCCGGACGCCGCCGAGCTGACCCGGATCAACGGCACCCCGGCCAGGGAACCCATCCGGGTGTACTCCGGGTTGCAGACCGCCGACACCGACGAGGCGCGGCTGGCGGTGCTGCTCAGCGAGTTGCACCGCACCAACGCCTTCGACCGCGAGGTCCTGGTGATCGTCCCGACCACCGGGACCGGCTGGGTCAACCCGGTCGCGGCGCGGGCGGTGGAGCTGATGTACAACGGCGACACCGCCATCGTGGCGCTGCAGTACTCGTATCTGCCCAGTTGGATCTCCTTCCTCGGCGATCAGCAGAAGTCGATGCGCTCGGGCCAGATGCTCATCGATGCCGTGCACGACCGCTGGGCCGAACTGCCGGAGCAGCAGCGGCCCAAGCTGATGCTCTACGGCGAGAGCCTGGGTTCGATGGCGGGGCAGAGCGCCTTCGGCTACCTGCCGGACATCGCGCTGATGGGCTTCGATTCGGTGCTGTGGGTGGGGCCGCCGCAGGCCAGCCCGCTGTGGCGGGCCCTGATCGAGCGGCGCGACCCCCGCACCACCGAGGTCGCGCCGCGCTACGACAACGGGCGCACGGTCCGGTTCTCCCAGGCCGGCGACCCCGCGGAGGTCGCCCGCGACACCGCCGAACCGTGGGACGACACCCGCGTGCTGTTCCTGCAGCACGCCTCCGACCCGATCGTCTGGTGGTCGCCGAAGCTGCTGTTCTCCCGGCCGGACTGGCTGGTCGAGCCGCCCGGTCAGGACCGCACCGCCGCCATGCAGTGGTACCCGTTCGTCACGTTCTCGCAGGTGGGTGCCGACATGCTCAACGCGGCGGACATGCCCGCCGGCCACGGGCACAACTACGACAACGTCATCCTCGACGGCTGGGTCGCCGTCGCGCCGCCGCCGGACTGGACCGCCGCGGACACCGAGCGCATCCGCCGGGCGCTGGAGCGGACCGTCGGCGCCGACGGACCCGAGTACTCCTGGGTCAGCTGA
- a CDS encoding MCE family protein: MAGALRTSTRRTLGAGLAALVLLVAALGYGQFRGAFTATTRLTLDADRSGLVLEPGAKVTFNGVRIGRVVAVDTVPAGGATAARLAVDVAPRYAAMLPADVVADITATTVFGNKYVSLTSPENPSAQRLSPDDPIRVRSVSTEFNTLFESILAIAERVDPVRLNATLSAVAEGLTGLGARFGAALADGNAILDEVNPRLPRLRYATARLADLTEVYTAAAPDLLDALAGAATTATTLNRQRDALSAALLGAVGFGRTATETFEPAGPYLVAAARDLLPTARVFDEHSPSLFCTLRNYAQVAPRVAGALGANGYSLNSFSGGGVTGAEPPYIYPDNLPRVNAKGGPGGRPGCWQSITRELWPAPTLVMDTGASIAPYNHLELGSPLLVDHVWGRQVGEYTINP, encoded by the coding sequence ATGGCCGGCGCACTGCGGACCTCGACGCGGCGGACGCTCGGCGCCGGGTTGGCGGCGCTGGTGCTGCTGGTGGCCGCCCTCGGGTACGGCCAGTTCCGCGGGGCGTTCACCGCGACGACGCGCCTGACGCTCGACGCCGACCGCTCAGGTCTGGTGCTGGAACCCGGCGCGAAGGTGACGTTCAACGGGGTGCGGATCGGCCGGGTGGTCGCCGTGGACACGGTACCGGCCGGCGGGGCGACCGCCGCCCGCCTGGCGGTGGACGTCGCACCGCGCTACGCCGCGATGCTGCCGGCCGACGTCGTCGCCGACATCACCGCCACCACCGTCTTCGGCAACAAGTACGTTTCGCTGACCTCTCCGGAAAACCCGTCGGCGCAACGCCTTTCACCCGACGATCCGATCCGGGTGCGGTCGGTCAGCACCGAGTTCAACACGCTGTTCGAGTCCATCCTGGCCATCGCGGAGCGGGTGGACCCGGTGCGGCTGAACGCGACGCTGTCGGCGGTCGCCGAGGGCCTGACCGGGCTGGGTGCACGGTTCGGCGCCGCCCTGGCCGACGGCAACGCCATTCTCGACGAGGTCAACCCGCGGCTGCCCCGATTGCGATACGCCACGGCCCGATTGGCCGACCTGACCGAGGTCTACACCGCGGCCGCGCCGGATCTCCTGGACGCCCTGGCCGGCGCCGCCACGACGGCCACCACCCTGAACCGGCAGCGTGACGCGCTGAGCGCCGCCCTGCTGGGCGCGGTGGGCTTCGGCCGGACGGCCACCGAGACCTTCGAGCCCGCCGGGCCGTACCTGGTGGCCGCCGCCCGGGACCTGTTGCCGACGGCGCGCGTGTTCGACGAGCACAGCCCGTCGCTGTTCTGCACGCTGCGCAACTACGCGCAGGTCGCGCCGCGGGTGGCCGGCGCGTTGGGCGCCAACGGCTATTCGCTGAACAGCTTCAGCGGCGGCGGGGTAACGGGCGCCGAGCCGCCGTACATCTATCCGGACAACCTGCCGCGGGTCAACGCCAAGGGCGGTCCGGGTGGTCGGCCCGGCTGTTGGCAGTCGATCACCCGCGAACTGTGGCCGGCGCCGACGTTGGTGATGGACACCGGCGCGAGCATCGCGCCCTACAACCACCTCGAACTCGGCAGCCCGTTGCTCGTCGACCACGTGTGGGGCCGGCAGGTGGGCGAGTACACCATCAATCCCTGA
- a CDS encoding sterol carrier family protein encodes MAARSKADPTKTRAAVAAVAAWLRDETAAAAPARAELADAVRLTARTLAALAPGASVEVRVPPFVAVQCIAGPRHTRGTPPNVVETDPRTWLRLATGLVQVDEAVAEGGLSLSGPRAGEIAQWLPVVSGSTDTPEPSGSPG; translated from the coding sequence ATGGCCGCCCGTAGCAAAGCTGATCCGACAAAGACCCGGGCCGCGGTCGCCGCGGTGGCCGCCTGGCTGCGCGACGAGACCGCCGCGGCCGCGCCGGCACGCGCCGAACTCGCCGACGCCGTCCGGCTTACCGCGCGGACCCTGGCGGCGCTGGCCCCGGGCGCGTCGGTGGAGGTGCGGGTCCCGCCGTTCGTCGCGGTGCAATGCATCGCGGGTCCGCGGCACACCCGCGGGACCCCACCGAATGTGGTGGAGACCGACCCGCGGACCTGGCTGCGGCTGGCGACCGGGCTGGTGCAGGTCGACGAGGCCGTCGCCGAGGGCGGGCTGTCGCTCTCCGGTCCGCGCGCCGGCGAGATCGCCCAGTGGCTGCCGGTGGTCAGCGGAAGTACGGATACTCCTGAACCCAGTGGAAGCCCCGGTTGA